Proteins from a single region of Juglans microcarpa x Juglans regia isolate MS1-56 chromosome 5S, Jm3101_v1.0, whole genome shotgun sequence:
- the LOC121267576 gene encoding uncharacterized protein LOC121267576, whose product MGLLLWSLSMPILLVWFFCPPSLWAQSTYGSSRSAARALDVLLQDYAYRAFVHPKTGIPYDGIVPSNFTGIKITAVRFRRGSLYRRGFKMYKEFHIPIGVIEQPYVKRLVLVYQNLGNWSMVYYPLPGYTYLTPVLGLLAYSASNLSATGLLELNVTATGDPILIRFPDVKSPPHGAVTKCVWFDLHGYHNFSNVASGNTCSTIQQGHFSIVVESIAPSPQPIKVGIIVGSVLGGLALLVLLTFLVLWVQKFKHRKKMQQMERAADVGEAVHMTMVGNVTAPVAMVTRTQPVLESEYAP is encoded by the coding sequence ATGGGGCTTCTTCTTTGGAGTCTCTCGATGCCTATTCTCCTGGTGTGGTTCTTCTGCCCGCCATCCCTATGGGCTCAATCCACATATGGGTCTTCAAGAAGCGCTGCTCGTGCTCTTGATGTGCTGCTCCAAGACTATGCTTACAGGGCTTTTGTTCATCCAAAGACAGGCATTCCTTATGATGGGATCGTTCCCTCAAATTTTACTGGGATCAAGATTACTGCAGTGAGGTTCAGGAGAGGTAGCTTATATAGAAGAGGTTTCAAGATGTACAAAGAGTTCCACATTCCCATTGGAGTTATTGAGCAACCATATGTGAAGAGGCTTGTTTTGGTCTATCAAAACTTGGGCAATTGGTCCATGGTTTATTACCCATTACCTGGTTATACATACTTAACTCCAGTGCTGGGTCTTCTTGCTTATAGTGCTTCAAACTTGTCAGCTACAGGTTTACTAGAATTGAATGTAACAGCAACTGGTGATCCCATATTAATTAGGTTTCCAGATGTGAAATCACCCCCTCATGGGGCTGTTACAAAAtgtgtttggtttgatttgcATGGTTACCACAATTTCAGCAATGTGGCATCTGGTAATACGTGTTCAACAATTCAACAGGGGCATTTCTCCATTGTGGTCGAGTCTATTGCTCCTTCTCCACAACCAATCAAAGTTGGGATAATTGTTGGATCTGTGCTCGGTGGATTAGCGTTGTTGGTATTATTAACATTCCTGGTTCTGTGGGTGCAGAAGTTCAAGCACCGGAAGAAAATGCAACAGATGGAGAGAGCTGCAGATGTAGGAGAAGCCGTGCACATGACAATGGTTGGGAATGTAACAGCCCCTGTTGCGATGGTGACTCGAACACAACCAGTCCTTGAGAGTGAATATGCTCCCTGA
- the LOC121267313 gene encoding cell division cycle protein 48 homolog, with the protein MNVVKASSREAISLVGGVWKQMTQARELVELPVRHLPLFKSIGVKPSKGILIYGHLGSGKALISRVVATENGAFIFCINGRGIMSKLAGESESNLQKALEEVEKNTTSIIFIDEIDFIAHKREKTHGEVERQIVSQLLTLMDGQAHVIVIRATNHPNNIDPALRRFGRFDREIDMGVSDEVGT; encoded by the coding sequence ATGAATGTGGTAAAAGCTAGTTCCAGAGAAGCTATCTCTCTTGTGGGTGGTGTTTGGAAGCAGATGACTCAAGCTCGTGAGTTAGTGGAGCTGCCAGTAAGGCACCTTCCGCTTTTTAAATCAATTGGTGTGAAGCCATCTAAAGGAATTTTGATTTATGGACACCTGGGATCTGGAAAAGCATTAATATCAAGGGTTGTTGCTACTGAAAATGGGGCtttcattttttgtattaatgggCGGGGGATAATGTCCAAATTGgctggagagagtgagagcaaTCTTCAAAAGGCACTTGAAGAAGTTGAGAAGAACACTACATCTATTATTTTCATTGATGAGATTGATTTTATTGCTCATAAGAGGGAGAAGACACATGGTGAGGTTGAAAGGCAAATTGTTTCACAACTGTTGACTCTTATGGATGGACAGGCTCATGTTATTGTTATAAGGGCTACAAATCATCCGAACAACATTGACCCAGCTTTGAGAAGGTTTGGTCGGTTCGATAGGGAAATAGACATGGGTGTTTCTGATGAAGTTGGGACTTAG